The following coding sequences are from one Vicugna pacos chromosome 11, VicPac4, whole genome shotgun sequence window:
- the LOC140699289 gene encoding uncharacterized protein, whose protein sequence is MAFLVLLLLVATSSTAFSTPTSDTLHAHSSCPGPLTHTEHPTPMLGSTFGPLCGPASPRTRSRRPVYRHGLAWLLSWFQPHGGGSGSNRSTANPCPSWDCPSQASAVPTLLYTSQPSDHGETLDRGQPLTPVPHSPGPPPTEPRVSGPKPHVDAGRVILCLWPSAPLPVPGQLAGRGCYTLDEEDILPVLTRAIPYLGPGSLGPGSLPDSQPQPPPRREERVPPVQPALQPASQTGAQDTDRKQKPGPKGRPVPDADWKHPRPPAQARLDIPLLWPEQSCRWWSKEVTAGFGKGRHSNVTISVPGTLESVVLLLMGYWAEAPAGPWAGATFHLPSWFHNTCGVIFVLRVILGRRKVPAEQESRVVAGREGRGHIPSEPLALRMEESLAELQRLLERNYELEWEVEALQQQEWWCKQEAEVNEIKRALEGLLHEVF, encoded by the coding sequence ATGGCCTTTCTGGTTCTCCTGCTACTTGTGGCCACGTCCTCGACCGCCTTCTCCACACCCACCTCTGACACACTCCATGCCCATTCCTCTTGCCCCGGGCCCCTCACCCACACCGAGCACCCTACTCCAATGCTAGGGTCCACCTTCGGGCCCCTCTGCGGGCCAGCAAGCCCGCGTACCCGCAGCCGGCGCCCCGTGTACCGGCATGGGctggcctggctcctctcctggttCCAGCCCCATGGTGGGGGATCGGGCTCCAACAGGAGCACAGCGAACCCCTGCCCATCCTGGGACtgtccctcccaggcctctgctgtCCCAACACTGCTTTACACCAGCCAGCCGAGTGACCACGGAGAGACACTGGACAGAGGGCAGCCGCTGACTCCTGTGCCGcactccccaggacctcctccaactGAGCCACGGGTATCCGGCCCCAAGCCTCATGTGGACGCAGGGCGAGTCATCCTTTGCCTCTGGCCGTCGGCACCTCTGCCGGTCCCGGGTCAGCTGGCAGGAAGAGGCTGCTACACCTTGGATGAGGAAGACATCCTGCCGGTCCTCACGCGTGCCATCCCCTACCTTGGCCCTGGCTCCCTTGGCCCTGGTTCCCTCCCTGACTCTcagccccaacctcctccacgaaGGGAAGAACGGGTACCACCAGTCCAGCCTGCcctacagccagccagccagaccgGAGCCCAAGACACAGACCGGAAACAGAAACCTGGACCCAAAGGCCGTCCTGTCCCTGACGCGGACTGGAAACATcccaggccaccagcccaggccaggctcGACATACCGCTGCTGTGGCCGGAGCAGTCGTGTCGGTGGTGGTCCAAGGAGGTGACGGCGGGCTTTGGCAAGGGCAGGCACTCCAACGTCACCATTTCAGTGCCCGGGACCCTTGAGAGCGTGGTCCTCCTCCTTATGGGTTACTGGGCCGAGGCGCCGgcaggcccctgggctggggccacATTCCACCTACCGTCCTGGTTCCATAACACCTGCGGGGTCATCTTTGTACTCAGAGTCATCCTGGGGAGGAGAAAGGTGCCAGCAGAACAGGAGTCCCGGGtcgtggcagggagggaggggcgtggGCACATTCCATCAGAGCCCCTGGCCCTGAGGATGGAGGAGTCCTTGGCTGAGCTCCAGAGGCTGCTGGAGAGGAATTATGAGCTGGAGTGGGAAGTGGAGGCCTTGCAGCAGCAGGAGTGGTGGTGCaagcaggaggctgaggtcaatgAGATCAAAAGGGCCTTGGAGGGTTTGCTCCACGAGGTGTTTTAA